A single region of the Paramicrobacterium fandaimingii genome encodes:
- a CDS encoding bifunctional folylpolyglutamate synthase/dihydrofolate synthase, whose product MSEPVVGSAGFAAAAADVIAELFARTGEGRPRPRLDPTRRVVELLGDPQRACPVIHLTGTNGKSSTSRFIESILRVHGLRTGLFTSPHLRVFNERITIDGEPLSDEKLVENWHDIKPYVEMVDAELQEAGDVRLTFFEALTALAFACFAEAPVDVAIVEVGMGGEWDSTNVADASVAVFTPIDMDHSATLGGTIAEIASTKAGIIKPGSRVVSAVQVSAALAKIEQAAASVGAPLVLENRDFVLSSDIVAVGGQLITVQGRAAAYESQFLPVFGDHQGHNAALAIAVCETFLGDGAVPLDADVLAQGLGEATTPGRLELAATQPTIIIDAAHNPHGARSLAEALERYFDSDHVALVIGVLDDKDARGMLSQLLPLAERVFTTQVESERARDAEDLAAEVLRSDPDKPVLSYDSVDESLSVAREWAGEEPGRVVVVAGSVILAGEALLVVEDRDWS is encoded by the coding sequence ATGTCTGAGCCAGTCGTCGGAAGCGCCGGGTTCGCTGCGGCTGCAGCGGATGTCATCGCTGAGCTTTTCGCACGCACGGGGGAGGGCCGGCCTCGCCCGCGCCTCGACCCGACGCGCCGTGTTGTTGAACTGCTGGGTGATCCGCAACGAGCGTGCCCCGTGATTCACCTCACGGGCACTAACGGCAAGAGCAGCACGTCTCGGTTCATTGAGAGCATTCTTCGCGTGCATGGATTGCGCACCGGACTTTTCACGAGTCCGCATCTGCGTGTCTTCAATGAGCGAATCACGATTGACGGTGAACCGCTCTCAGACGAGAAGCTCGTCGAGAACTGGCACGACATCAAACCTTACGTCGAGATGGTCGACGCGGAACTGCAGGAGGCGGGCGATGTGCGTCTGACCTTCTTTGAGGCGCTCACGGCGCTCGCGTTCGCGTGCTTCGCAGAGGCTCCCGTCGACGTCGCCATCGTCGAGGTGGGAATGGGCGGCGAGTGGGATTCGACAAACGTGGCAGATGCCTCGGTGGCGGTGTTCACGCCGATCGATATGGACCACAGCGCGACTCTCGGGGGAACGATCGCGGAGATCGCCTCGACAAAGGCAGGGATCATCAAGCCGGGATCGCGTGTGGTTTCGGCCGTGCAGGTCTCGGCGGCGTTGGCGAAAATCGAGCAGGCCGCGGCGAGCGTTGGAGCGCCCCTGGTCCTGGAGAATCGCGACTTCGTCCTCTCGAGTGACATTGTCGCCGTGGGCGGACAGCTCATCACCGTGCAGGGCCGTGCGGCAGCCTACGAAAGTCAGTTCCTTCCGGTCTTCGGAGACCATCAGGGCCACAATGCCGCATTGGCCATCGCCGTCTGTGAGACCTTCCTCGGCGATGGCGCAGTTCCTCTCGACGCTGACGTGCTTGCCCAAGGCCTTGGCGAGGCAACGACCCCCGGTCGCCTTGAGCTCGCAGCAACGCAGCCAACGATCATCATCGACGCAGCACACAACCCGCACGGTGCGCGCTCCCTCGCAGAGGCGCTCGAGCGCTACTTCGACAGTGACCACGTTGCCCTCGTGATCGGTGTGCTTGACGACAAGGATGCTCGAGGCATGCTGAGTCAGCTGCTGCCTCTCGCGGAACGCGTGTTCACCACACAGGTCGAGTCCGAACGTGCTCGTGACGCCGAGGATCTCGCAGCGGAGGTGCTGCGCAGTGATCCAGACAAGCCGGTGCTCTCGTACGACAGTGTTGATGAGTCGCTCAGCGTCGCCCGCGAATGGGCTGGGGAAGAGCCCGGGCGTGTTGTCGTCGTTGCCGGTTCGGTCATTCTCGCCGGCGAGGCTCTGCTCGTCGTCGAGGATCGGGACTGGTCTTGA
- the ileS gene encoding isoleucine--tRNA ligase, producing MPYPKSDDTTHTGAAFGVTPSPSFPDVELSVLDFWEKDGTFAASIQQREGAAEWVFYDGPPFANGLPHYGHLLTGYAKDVFPRFQTMRGKQVHRRFGWDTHGLPAELEAERQLGITDKSQIEEMGIGAFNEAARSSVLHYTGEWQEYVTRQARWVDFENDYKTLDITFMESVLWAFKTLHDKGLAYEGYRVLPYCWRDQTPLSNHELRMDDDVYKDRQDQTLTVTFPLTGTKADALGLVGVKALAWTTTPWTLPTNLALVVGPAIEYAVVPSGPNGAADLSSTRDDAQESQSYLLASELVGAHAKELGYDSPEAARDAVLRTIAGSDLEGVTYERLFDYYADVETWHTENAWQILVDDYVTTTDGTGIVHQAPAYGEDDQRVCEAAGIPVILSVDDAGTFLSSAADVSGELWSEANKTLARMLRDNGRVLRQASYVHSYPHCWRCRNPLIYKAVSSWFVRVSEFRDRMVEVNQEINWVPENVKDGQFGKWIANARDWSISRNRYWGSPIPVWKSDDPEFPRVDVYGSLDELERDFGVRPSDLHRPYIDELTRPNPDDPTGKSTMRRIEDVFDVWFDSGSMPYAQVHYPFENGEWFDTHNPADFIVEYIGQTRGWFYLLHVLSTALFDRPAFKNVVSHGIVLGSDGQKMSKSLRNYPDVNEVFDRDGSDAMRWFLMSSSVLRGGNLVVTEAGIREGVRQLLLPLWNTWYFFSLYANTAIDGGYEAEVRTDSDDVLDRYILAKLRQLVESVTADLDTFDSTLASNSLRDFADVLTNWYVRRSRDRFWTGVQADGTGREAFDTLYTVLEALCRVAAPMLPLVTEKIWKGLTGDRSVHLTDWPDAENYPADAELVAAMDRVREISSVGQALRKQAGRRVRLPLAELTVVTPLADALRPFEDILRDELNVKSIRLVSLTDSSAVEFGITSRLTVNARAAGPRLGKNVQQVIKAAKTGDWAEAGGVVTAGGIELAEGEYGLVLETADAGEGTALGLLSESGFVLLDTTTSVELEAEGLVRDMVRAVQDTRKAAGFDVSDRIRLDLVFENESDADAVRRVTAVSLAAETLAVSFDVHIEKDLGETDVSRSRARHEPEHTQSVAGGDFANVGRVTIAVSRVKEAHV from the coding sequence ATGCCGTACCCCAAGTCAGACGACACAACACACACGGGCGCCGCGTTCGGAGTGACGCCCTCACCGTCATTCCCAGACGTCGAACTCTCTGTGCTCGACTTCTGGGAGAAGGACGGCACGTTCGCTGCATCCATTCAGCAGCGAGAGGGTGCGGCTGAGTGGGTCTTCTACGACGGCCCGCCCTTCGCCAACGGCCTTCCGCACTACGGGCACCTGCTCACCGGATACGCAAAGGACGTGTTTCCGCGCTTCCAGACAATGCGCGGTAAGCAGGTTCATCGACGATTCGGCTGGGACACTCACGGTCTGCCTGCCGAGCTTGAGGCGGAACGCCAGCTGGGCATCACCGATAAGTCCCAGATCGAGGAGATGGGTATCGGGGCGTTCAATGAGGCCGCGCGCTCATCGGTTCTTCACTACACGGGCGAATGGCAGGAGTACGTCACACGCCAGGCCCGATGGGTTGACTTTGAGAACGACTACAAGACGCTTGACATCACATTCATGGAGAGTGTTCTGTGGGCGTTCAAGACGCTGCACGACAAGGGCCTTGCCTATGAGGGGTACCGCGTGCTGCCCTATTGCTGGCGCGACCAGACCCCGCTGTCGAACCACGAGCTTCGCATGGACGACGACGTGTACAAGGACCGCCAGGACCAGACGCTGACGGTGACCTTCCCTCTGACGGGAACGAAGGCCGACGCGCTCGGTCTCGTCGGCGTGAAGGCACTTGCATGGACGACGACGCCGTGGACTCTTCCCACGAACCTCGCGCTCGTTGTCGGGCCTGCAATCGAGTATGCGGTGGTTCCCTCTGGTCCGAACGGCGCGGCAGACCTGAGTTCGACACGCGATGATGCCCAGGAATCGCAGAGCTACCTGTTGGCCTCCGAGCTGGTTGGAGCGCACGCGAAGGAACTCGGCTACGACTCGCCGGAAGCCGCGCGAGACGCTGTTCTGCGCACGATTGCGGGAAGTGATCTCGAGGGAGTGACCTACGAGCGTCTCTTCGACTACTACGCTGACGTCGAAACCTGGCACACCGAGAATGCATGGCAGATCCTCGTCGATGACTACGTGACGACGACAGACGGCACGGGAATCGTGCACCAGGCGCCCGCCTACGGTGAAGACGACCAGCGAGTCTGTGAAGCCGCCGGCATCCCCGTGATTCTCTCGGTCGATGATGCGGGCACGTTCCTGTCCAGCGCCGCGGACGTCTCTGGCGAGCTCTGGTCCGAGGCAAACAAGACACTGGCTCGGATGCTGCGCGATAACGGGCGTGTGCTCAGGCAGGCTAGCTACGTTCACTCGTACCCGCACTGCTGGCGGTGCCGCAATCCGCTCATCTACAAGGCTGTATCGAGCTGGTTCGTCCGCGTCTCCGAGTTTCGCGACCGCATGGTCGAGGTCAACCAGGAGATCAACTGGGTGCCCGAGAACGTCAAGGACGGCCAATTCGGCAAATGGATAGCGAACGCCCGTGACTGGTCGATCAGCCGCAACCGCTACTGGGGATCGCCGATTCCGGTATGGAAGAGCGACGACCCGGAGTTTCCGCGCGTTGACGTGTACGGGTCTCTCGATGAGTTGGAGCGCGACTTCGGTGTGCGTCCCTCAGACCTGCACCGTCCGTACATCGACGAACTGACCAGGCCGAATCCTGATGATCCGACCGGAAAGTCGACCATGCGGCGCATCGAAGATGTGTTTGACGTGTGGTTCGACTCAGGATCGATGCCCTACGCGCAAGTGCACTACCCGTTCGAGAACGGCGAGTGGTTCGATACGCACAATCCTGCTGACTTCATCGTTGAATACATCGGCCAGACGCGTGGGTGGTTCTACCTTCTTCACGTGCTCTCAACGGCGCTCTTTGACAGGCCCGCGTTCAAGAATGTCGTGAGCCACGGCATCGTGCTCGGAAGCGACGGACAGAAGATGTCGAAGTCGCTGCGCAATTACCCCGATGTGAACGAGGTGTTCGATCGCGATGGGTCCGACGCGATGCGCTGGTTCCTCATGTCGAGCTCTGTGCTTCGCGGAGGAAACCTCGTCGTGACCGAAGCGGGAATCCGCGAGGGCGTCAGGCAGCTTCTCCTCCCGCTGTGGAACACCTGGTACTTCTTCTCCCTGTACGCCAACACGGCTATCGATGGCGGTTACGAGGCAGAAGTGAGAACCGATTCGGACGATGTCCTTGACCGGTACATTCTTGCCAAGCTCCGCCAGCTCGTTGAGAGCGTGACGGCGGATCTCGACACCTTCGATTCGACGCTCGCGTCGAACTCGCTGCGTGATTTCGCCGACGTGCTCACCAACTGGTACGTGAGACGATCTCGCGATCGGTTCTGGACGGGTGTGCAGGCTGACGGCACAGGGCGAGAGGCGTTCGACACGCTGTACACGGTGCTCGAAGCGCTCTGTCGGGTTGCCGCGCCCATGCTGCCGCTCGTCACCGAGAAGATCTGGAAGGGTCTGACCGGTGATCGGAGCGTGCACCTCACAGACTGGCCCGATGCCGAGAACTACCCGGCCGATGCTGAACTCGTCGCCGCTATGGATCGCGTGCGCGAGATCAGCTCTGTTGGGCAGGCTCTGCGCAAGCAGGCGGGGCGCCGGGTTCGGCTTCCGCTCGCCGAGCTCACCGTGGTCACTCCGCTCGCCGATGCGTTGAGGCCATTCGAAGATATTCTGCGCGACGAGCTCAACGTCAAGAGCATCAGGCTCGTCTCCCTCACGGATTCAAGCGCCGTCGAGTTCGGCATCACTTCGCGTTTGACGGTCAATGCGCGTGCAGCGGGGCCCCGGCTCGGCAAGAACGTGCAGCAGGTGATCAAGGCGGCGAAGACGGGTGATTGGGCTGAGGCCGGCGGTGTTGTGACGGCCGGAGGCATCGAACTCGCCGAGGGCGAGTACGGCCTCGTGCTTGAGACCGCGGATGCTGGCGAGGGCACCGCGCTCGGGCTGCTCTCGGAGTCGGGATTTGTGCTGCTGGACACGACAACATCGGTGGAGCTTGAGGCCGAAGGTCTCGTCCGCGATATGGTGCGTGCGGTGCAGGACACGCGGAAGGCAGCGGGCTTCGACGTCAGTGATCGAATCAGACTCGATCTCGTCTTCGAGAACGAGTCAGACGCCGACGCCGTCAGGCGGGTCACCGCTGTCAGCCTTGCGGCCGAGACGCTTGCCGTCTCCTTCGACGTGCACATCGAGAAGGATCTCGGCGAGACTGATGTCTCGAGGTCACGAGCTCGCCACGAGCCAGAGCACACTCAATCGGTTGCGGGTGGCGATTTCGCCAATGTCGGCCGCGTCACAATCGCCGTCAGTCGAGTCAAGGAGGCACATGTCTGA
- a CDS encoding TetR/AcrR family transcriptional regulator, giving the protein MLEEAAAELFLEQTYEGTTIDDIANRAGVSRNTFFNYFSSKSDVLWVDLDETVSALGGILSSRSANGNVLDDVEAALTRVASEHPSHRVPWALTQVDLMGTRDVLLSSGMVRLLAVTEMISSFIRGRSGANAHGATVAGAVTAAAATAAARWAGDGVGRGSLDAYVREAIAPIVTGFAPYF; this is encoded by the coding sequence ATGCTTGAGGAAGCAGCTGCTGAGCTGTTCCTCGAGCAGACGTACGAAGGCACGACGATCGACGACATTGCGAATCGTGCCGGAGTCAGCCGCAACACCTTCTTCAATTATTTTTCGTCGAAGAGCGACGTGCTTTGGGTCGATCTAGATGAGACGGTCAGCGCGCTCGGCGGCATCCTCAGTTCTCGTTCTGCCAACGGGAACGTTCTTGATGATGTCGAGGCTGCGCTCACGAGGGTGGCCTCGGAGCATCCGTCTCATCGGGTTCCGTGGGCACTGACCCAGGTCGACCTCATGGGCACGCGCGACGTGCTGCTGAGCTCAGGAATGGTGCGGCTGCTTGCCGTCACCGAGATGATCTCCTCGTTCATCCGCGGTCGGAGCGGTGCGAATGCGCACGGAGCAACGGTCGCGGGTGCTGTGACGGCGGCCGCTGCCACAGCGGCGGCGCGGTGGGCAGGCGACGGCGTCGGTCGCGGCTCGCTCGATGCATATGTTCGTGAAGCCATCGCCCCCATCGTCACCGGGTTCGCACCGTACTTTTAA